The DNA sequence TCCTTGCGCTCGACCCTCTTGATGACCTCGTTGAGCCACTTGACGACCTTGGCGGTGTCCGCCGTGACCGGCCGGGTCAGCGTGATGTTGGACCACGTGATCCGCGACGGGAGCTGCCAGGCGAACCCGTTGTTGCCGCCCTCGGTGAACTGCTCCACCTCCATCTCCGCACCCATGCCGTCACAGGTGTGGAACGCGCCGAGGTCGTTGCCCGCTATCGAGAGCCGGAAGAAGACGCTGGTCGCGAAGAGCGTGTCGGACATCGGTTCCTCCTGGTGGTGTGCCCGGACGTGGCCGGTCAGCGGCGGCGGTCGTGCAGCAGGCCGGCGCGTTCGCGGCCTTGGCGCAGCTCGGCGCGCAGGAGCCGGCCGACCGGTTCGAGCAGCCGACGGGCGAGGTCGTCCAGGTCGGTGCGATCCGGTTGGGGTGGCTTGGGCTTGCCGGTGTTCCCGCGCTGCTTGGACTTCGTCGAGTGGTTCGGGGCTCGTTGGGCGGTGGTGGGTCGGGTCGTGATCTGGGTCGGGGCCGGGGTCCGCTGCACGGGTGCCGGTGGCGCGACCACGACCGGCGGGTAGGCCGGGGCGATCGGCCGGTCGGACGTCGCGTCGGGCGGGTCCACCGGGGGCGTCGGGCGAGCCACAGCGCGCTGCACGTCGGTTCCGCTTTCCGATGACGTCCACCGGACCGGAACCGCTCGGGATGTGGTGGGAGTGGGGTCGGTGGTGGTGGGGGAGACCAGTGGCCGTTGAGGGATGAGAGGAGCGGTGGTGGTGCGTTGGACGGGCGGGCGCGACAGGGGGACGACCGGCAGATCCGGCTGCTCGGCGGACTGCGGTGCGGTGTGGGCGGGTGGGGTGAGCGGCTCGCGCGGCGGTGGTCCTGGCCTGGGCTTTCGCTGGACGGTGTCGGCTGCACCGTGAACGGGTCCGGTCGACCCGCGCTGCATCACGGCCGTGGCCGGCAACTGCGCGAGTGGTTCACCCAGGAGCGGTCCCGACCGTGGGACACGCGGGACGTTCCCTTGGCTGTTGGTGCTCTTCGGGACGTCGTGCGGAGGCTCGGGTGCTGTGGGCTGGAGTGCCGTGTCCGGCACGGCCCGGCGCCGCACCACCGGTGCGTTCAGCGGTCTCGCGACGGCGACCGGCCGCAACGGCGTCACCTCCCGCCGTGCCACGGTCAACGGCGCGCCGAGGGTCCGCACGGGCACCGGACCGGCCGCCTCCCTCCGCACCACCACCGGCACCGGGCCGGCCGCTGACGACTCCGCGACCGCCGCCCCCGGCGTATCCACCGACCGCTGCGCGACCACTGGCCCCGTCGGCTGCCGGCCGACCGCCGCCGGGGTGACCGCCGGCTGCTCCGCAACCGGCGGCCTCGACGTGTCCACCGACCGTTGGGCGACCACCGGTTGCCCCTCGACGGCCGGCACCGGGTCGGCCTCCGGCTGCTGCGTTCCCATCGACCTCCCGACCACCGGCAACGTCGGGTCGGCCGCCGACAACGTGGCGACCACCGGTGCCGGCTCCGGCTGCCGGGCGACCGGCGGCACCGAGGTGCCCACCGGCTGTTCGGTCACCGGCCGGATCGGCACGGCGGTCGACC is a window from the Saccharothrix saharensis genome containing:
- a CDS encoding phage tail protein, yielding MSDTLFATSVFFRLSIAGNDLGAFHTCDGMGAEMEVEQFTEGGNNGFAWQLPSRITWSNITLTRPVTADTAKVVKWLNEVIKRVERKDGEIVALTPDGERIAGWQVQGIVPVRWQGPSFDPSSSQAAVETLEIAHEGIDAS